AACGCGGTATGAAGACAAAACTGATCCCCACAGGCCTGTGTACAATCGCCCTGCTCTGCGCAGCAGAAGCCAGTGCCGACAGCGCCCTCAAGCACTCCATCAAACTGGTATCCATGACCTCCAGCGAGAGCGAGCGCACCGGGCTCGGCGTGCAGTTTGATTTCAAGGATATCGAGCTGGGGGTTGTAAACTTCAATGCCCGCGGCACCTACGCCTTCGACGACGAAATCCGCTCTCAGGACCTGATGCATTTCGGCCTGAATACCGAACTGGTGACCATCGGCGATTGCTACGAGCCCCCGCTGGATGACGACGGCGGGCCCATCGCGGTGGAACCCGGCACCGTGCCGGGCGCCGCAACAGACACCCCCCTGCCAAGCAACTGCCCCTTCGGCAGCTGGCAGTTGAAATCCGAGCTGAGCTACGAGACCGACCAGGATTTCTCCAACCAAAATACCGTTGCGGGCCTGACCGCCGCCTGGGCGATGCCATCGGCACACGAGAGCCATGTATTCCGACAGTTCTACTCCCTGCTGGATTTTGTTCCAAGTGTCATTCGCGCCACCACCGGCCGCCCGGGCAGTGACGACCTGCTGCTTGAAGAACCGGTCGTATCCTTCACCGCGGGGCAAGTGGACCCGCAGAAAGACACGGTGCGCGAACAGCTGCTGGGCAAACTGGACAGCTACTACCGCAGCGCTGCAGAGATATCCCTCACCACGCCGGTGGCGCAATTCGACGGCAAGGATGTGATCCTCGCTTACGACTATCGCTACTTCCGGGAAATTGATCCCGAGGCGGCCATCGAAGACGCGAACCTGCACCGCAGCCGCCTGTCGCAGTTCTCCCTGCGCATGCCCAACGACAGCAAACGCGGTTACGCCTTTGTGGGGTACTCCTCCGGGCGACTGCCGTTTGGTGTCGATGACGAGATATTGCAACTCGGTTGGAACTACCAGCTCTAGCGAGCTGCCAGTAAAAAACGGGCGCAGCGGCGCCCGTTCTTGTATATCCCTCTTATATTAACCCGCCACACTACCCCCGGTCAGCGCCGCCAAAAGATGACCGATATCCCAAACACACCAAAAACTTCTCTACTGTCGCCTTAGGTCATGCGCGTTGTGGAGAATTGTGCACAATGCGCCGCTTCGATCACCCGTAGAATCGGCGCACTCTCATAAAAATGAACCTGAATGTGAAGTTTCAATCAAGGAACACCATGCTCACTCATCACATAAAAAAATCCTTTCTGATATTCGTGCTCCTCACACTCATTGGTTGTGGCGGCGGTGGCAGCTCATCTGACGACACCCCACCGGGCGACGGAGTGGAAACCCCCGGCGGCAACGATGGCGGCGATGACACCAACCCAACGCCGGTTTCCGTGGAGCTACCGGCGCAGATCACCCAGTACAACGACCAGGCACTGCGGCTGAGCGGCAGCGCAACCGGCGACGGCACCCTCAGCTACCAGTGGCAGCAGGTATCCGGCCCAGGCGCGACCTTCTCCTCCCCCAACGCGGCGGCCACCGATGTGACTTACCCGCCGTCCATGCAGACGGAGACTTTCGAATTCCGCCTCACTGCAAGCAATGCCAGCGCCAGTGACAGCGACACCATCACCGTCACCCTCAAAGACCGCATTGCCGAAGCCGTTCAAACCGGCGACCCCACACGGCTGCCAGCAGACGCGAGCAAACTGGAACAGCGCATCCTCGACCGGGTTGCCGAGCGCCAGCAGAGCATTGCGGCACTGCACGGGGAAATCTTCGGCGCAGACGCGGTGGTGTTTGATCCCGGCAGAAATTCTCGTTACTTCACCCTCGACAGCCTCGGCGACGTGCTGCAAGTGGTGGTGGGCAACAAGGGCAATACCTTCGTCACCGCCACCGATAAAGACCAGTACCACACCGCCGCCATTGGCGACAATGTGATTGTCGAGCTCAACGGTGGCGGCCACGCCGCGTTTGCACAACCGATGCGGAATCTGCTCGACTGGTTGCTGGCTCCACAGGAGGCGGGCCTTTCCAACCAGGGCAGCGTGAACATTGCGCTGATGCAGATGAGTGCCAGCAACATGAACGCCAGCGAGCGTTGGCTGCAGGCGCAGAACCCCAATGCCGACATTACCCGCTGTGCCGTCGAGGCCGAGCTGGCCGGCTGCCTTAACGGTGCCCACCTGATCATCACCGGCGCGGCCGATACCGCCATGGCGGAGACCTCCGTTACCACAGCGCTGGCGCAGGCGGTGGCCAACCAGCAGTCGCTGTTGTACGTGCACACCAACAGCTGGAATTCCACCGCGCTGACCAACCCCATCCTCGAGTTCTTCGAGGTGCAGACGGAAAACCCCGGCGGTGCGGGCAACTACTTCTCGCAAGACGCAGCCAACTGGACCTCCGCTGCCGACATGCGCACAAGCCACTCCACTCTCACCAGCGTCGCCAGACTGGTAGAGCGCTTTAAGGACAACAGCTTCAGCTTCCAGATCAGCCAGTGCGCCGACGAAGACAACAACTGCAGCAACCTGCCGGCCTATGACAGCGAATTCCGCACCATTGCCAATACCCTGCGCGGCATCCCCCAGCGCTTCGATCAGCGCGCTGTGGATATCTTTGCCGTAAACGGCAAATACCGCCTCGAAAAACTGCTGCTCCTGCTCGCCGACAAATACCGCGAGACCGTAGACTTCCCCATGTGGAAAGACCAGACCCCAACGGTCGACTTCCTGAAAAGCTATTTCGCCGACGGCATGGTGTACACCACCCGCGCCCACAACCCCGGGCAACCGGACCTCGGCAGCTTCAGCCGTTCCGACTTCAGCCATATCACCCCTGCGGACAAAATCGTCGCCATCACCAGCCGCCGACCGTTCCGCGCCGCCGGTGTCTACGCCCTGCCGGGCCAGACCTTCACTGTCACCCGCACCGACAACAACAGCGGGGTTGCCGCCAGCGTGTTTATCAACACCCAGCGCGACGGTTCCACCCGCCATATGTACCCCTCGACCAGCGGCGACACGTGGGGCTACGTGCGGCCCAAATTCCTGCAGTCCCACCGCATCCCGATTAACGCCGGGGAAACGCTGGTACTCACCTCCCCCTACGGCGGCCCGGTGCAGATCGGTTTTGCCGACAAGGGCACCGCGATGAAGTTTGCCTTCGAGAACGTGGGCCTGCACCCCTTCTGGAAAATCGGAGGCGACGACGCAGCCTTCGCCGCGGCACTGGCTTCAGATCAGTACGACTGGGCGGAGATCGCCACCGACTACTTCGAAATCCACTCCCTCAACAGCCGCATG
The Microbulbifer celer DNA segment above includes these coding regions:
- a CDS encoding ImpA family metalloprotease: MLTHHIKKSFLIFVLLTLIGCGGGGSSSDDTPPGDGVETPGGNDGGDDTNPTPVSVELPAQITQYNDQALRLSGSATGDGTLSYQWQQVSGPGATFSSPNAAATDVTYPPSMQTETFEFRLTASNASASDSDTITVTLKDRIAEAVQTGDPTRLPADASKLEQRILDRVAERQQSIAALHGEIFGADAVVFDPGRNSRYFTLDSLGDVLQVVVGNKGNTFVTATDKDQYHTAAIGDNVIVELNGGGHAAFAQPMRNLLDWLLAPQEAGLSNQGSVNIALMQMSASNMNASERWLQAQNPNADITRCAVEAELAGCLNGAHLIITGAADTAMAETSVTTALAQAVANQQSLLYVHTNSWNSTALTNPILEFFEVQTENPGGAGNYFSQDAANWTSAADMRTSHSTLTSVARLVERFKDNSFSFQISQCADEDNNCSNLPAYDSEFRTIANTLRGIPQRFDQRAVDIFAVNGKYRLEKLLLLLADKYRETVDFPMWKDQTPTVDFLKSYFADGMVYTTRAHNPGQPDLGSFSRSDFSHITPADKIVAITSRRPFRAAGVYALPGQTFTVTRTDNNSGVAASVFINTQRDGSTRHMYPSTSGDTWGYVRPKFLQSHRIPINAGETLVLTSPYGGPVQIGFADKGTAMKFAFENVGLHPFWKIGGDDAAFAAALASDQYDWAEIATDYFEIHSLNSRMANTLAQDSRWDTPSELERYLTKYHHNYFRVLTGVQGEDIDVVPEIHDFATSNGFSIATWDQVHHGNMDQSTCGAGCSGNPYDATWDFSILGHGDLHEVGHTVERGRFKFNGFEGHATTNFYAYYPKSRAQDEDGVAANCQSLPFDTISADIQASQNAPDPAAYMAARGYSGWNYGVALIIEMMMHAEEQGALTDGWNLIPRLHILERAFNTAKGDDTGWDAGRDALGFDSYTRTQANAIDNNDWLLITASRATGLDYRPYFDLIGQGYSVEASAQVASFGYGAVDHAFYIPASNSGYCNALVGHTKQAY